The following proteins are encoded in a genomic region of Streptomyces sp. NBC_01723:
- a CDS encoding glycoside hydrolase family 13 protein, producing the protein MSQQHSAAPAPTSVTSSATATVAGRRDWWRDAVIYQVYPRSFADSNGDGMGDLEGVRTRLPYLRDLGVDAVWLSPFYASPQADAGYDVADYRAVDPMFGSLLDADALIRDAHGLGLRIIVDLVPNHSSDQYEWFRRALAEGPGSPSRDRYHFRPGKGKNGELPPNDWESIFGGPAWTRVTEPDGTPGEWYLHLFAPEQPDFNWEHPAVGDEFRSILRFWLDMGVDGFRIDVAHGMVKAQGLPDLGSHEQLKLLGNDVMPFFDQDGVHDIYRQWRLILDEYSGERIFVAEAWTPTVERTANYVRPDELHQAFNFQYLGTHWDAEELRTVIDRTLDAMRPVGAPATWVLSNHDVTRHATRFANPAGLGTQIRLAGDRALGLRRARAATLLMLALPGSAYVYQGEELGLPDVVDLPDEVRQDPAYFRGAGQDGFRDGCRVPIPWTRTGSSYGFGAGGSWLPQPAGWAELSVEAQTGEPGSTLELYRAALATRRDQPDLGAGDAVEWLRAPEGVLAFRRGGFVCVANTTGESVTVPAFGRLLLSSGEVTEADGEAKVPGDTTVWWTTA; encoded by the coding sequence ATGAGCCAGCAGCACTCCGCCGCACCGGCCCCCACCTCCGTCACCTCCTCCGCCACGGCCACCGTCGCGGGGCGCCGCGACTGGTGGCGGGACGCGGTCATCTACCAGGTGTATCCGCGCAGCTTCGCCGACAGCAACGGTGACGGCATGGGCGACCTGGAGGGTGTCCGCACCCGTCTGCCGTACCTGCGCGACCTCGGCGTGGACGCCGTGTGGCTCAGCCCCTTCTACGCCTCGCCGCAGGCCGACGCCGGGTACGACGTCGCCGACTACCGGGCCGTCGACCCCATGTTCGGCTCCCTCCTCGACGCCGACGCGCTGATCCGCGACGCCCACGGGCTGGGCCTGCGCATCATCGTGGACCTGGTCCCCAACCACTCCTCGGACCAGTACGAGTGGTTCAGGCGCGCCCTCGCCGAGGGCCCCGGCTCCCCCTCCCGGGACCGGTACCACTTCCGCCCGGGCAAGGGGAAGAACGGCGAACTGCCGCCCAACGACTGGGAGTCCATCTTCGGCGGGCCCGCCTGGACCCGGGTCACCGAGCCCGACGGCACGCCGGGGGAGTGGTACCTGCACCTCTTCGCGCCCGAGCAGCCCGACTTCAACTGGGAGCACCCGGCGGTCGGCGACGAGTTCCGCTCCATCCTGCGCTTCTGGCTGGACATGGGCGTGGACGGCTTCCGCATCGACGTGGCGCACGGCATGGTGAAGGCGCAGGGCCTGCCGGACCTGGGATCCCATGAGCAGTTGAAGCTGCTGGGCAACGATGTCATGCCGTTCTTCGACCAGGACGGCGTCCACGACATCTACCGCCAGTGGCGGCTGATCCTCGACGAGTACAGCGGCGAGAGGATCTTCGTCGCCGAGGCGTGGACCCCGACCGTCGAGCGCACCGCGAACTACGTCCGCCCCGACGAGCTGCACCAGGCCTTCAACTTCCAGTACCTGGGCACCCACTGGGACGCCGAGGAGCTGCGCACGGTCATCGACCGCACCCTGGACGCGATGCGCCCCGTCGGCGCCCCCGCCACCTGGGTCCTCTCCAACCACGACGTCACCCGCCACGCCACCCGCTTCGCCAACCCGGCGGGCCTCGGCACCCAGATCCGCCTGGCCGGCGACCGCGCGCTCGGCCTGCGCCGCGCCCGCGCCGCCACCCTCCTCATGCTGGCCCTGCCCGGCTCGGCCTACGTCTACCAGGGCGAGGAGCTGGGCCTGCCGGACGTCGTCGACCTTCCCGACGAGGTACGTCAGGACCCGGCCTACTTCCGGGGCGCCGGCCAGGACGGCTTCCGCGACGGCTGCCGGGTGCCGATCCCCTGGACGCGCACGGGTTCGTCGTACGGCTTCGGCGCGGGAGGCAGCTGGCTCCCGCAGCCGGCGGGCTGGGCCGAGCTGAGCGTCGAGGCCCAGACCGGCGAGCCCGGCTCGACCCTGGAGCTGTACCGCGCCGCACTGGCGACCCGCCGTGACCAGCCCGACCTGGGCGCGGGCGACGCGGTGGAGTGGCTCCGCGCCCCCGAGGGCGTCCTCGCCTTCCGTCGCGGCGGCTTCGTGTGCGTCGCCAACACCACCGGCGAGTCGGTGACGGTCCCCGCCTTCGGCCGCCTGCTGCTGTCCAGCGGCGAGGTCACCGAGGCGGACGGCGAGGCGAAGGTGCCGGGGGACACGACCGTGTGGTGGACGACGGCCTGA
- a CDS encoding sugar ABC transporter permease — protein sequence MSTTAVPTTAPAEQVTESAAKPPRARGRGERSRTASAASHGILTVASLIALFPVAWLVYLSLGPDKDDYLHPGRIWSKMTFDNYAFVLQHTNFFEWLKSSLIVSLGTTVIGVMVAATTGYAVSRMRFPGYRKLMWVLLVTQMFPIAVLIVPMYQILSDLQLVDSYLGLVLVYCSTAVPYCAWLLKGYFDTIPFEIDEAGRVDGLSPFGTFFRLILPLARPGLAVAGFYSFITAFGEVAFASTFMLSDTKYTFAVGLQSFISEHDAQRHLMAATAVLVAIPVSAFFYLVQKNLVAGLTAGGTKG from the coding sequence ATGAGCACGACCGCAGTGCCGACCACCGCGCCCGCCGAGCAGGTCACCGAGTCCGCGGCGAAGCCGCCCCGGGCCCGGGGGCGCGGCGAACGAAGCCGTACCGCGAGCGCCGCCTCCCACGGCATCCTGACCGTCGCGAGCCTGATCGCGCTCTTCCCGGTCGCCTGGCTGGTCTACCTGTCCCTCGGTCCGGACAAGGACGACTACCTGCACCCCGGGCGCATCTGGTCGAAGATGACCTTCGACAACTACGCGTTCGTGCTCCAGCACACGAACTTCTTCGAGTGGCTGAAGAGCTCGCTGATCGTCTCGCTGGGCACCACGGTCATCGGCGTCATGGTCGCCGCCACCACCGGCTACGCCGTCTCGCGGATGCGCTTCCCCGGCTACCGCAAGCTGATGTGGGTGCTGCTGGTCACCCAGATGTTCCCCATCGCCGTCCTGATCGTGCCGATGTACCAGATCCTGTCCGACCTCCAGCTCGTCGACAGCTACCTCGGTCTGGTCCTCGTCTACTGCTCGACCGCGGTGCCGTACTGCGCGTGGCTGCTCAAGGGATACTTCGACACCATCCCGTTCGAGATCGACGAGGCCGGACGGGTGGACGGTCTGAGCCCGTTCGGGACCTTCTTCCGGCTGATCCTGCCGCTCGCCCGGCCGGGCCTGGCGGTCGCCGGCTTCTACAGCTTCATCACCGCCTTCGGCGAGGTGGCCTTCGCCTCGACGTTCATGCTCAGCGACACGAAGTACACCTTCGCGGTCGGCCTGCAGAGCTTCATCAGCGAACACGACGCGCAGCGCCACCTGATGGCGGCCACCGCCGTGCTCGTGGCGATACCCGTCTCCGCCTTCTTCTACCTCGTGCAGAAGAACCTGGTGGCCGGCCTCACCGCCGGCGGCACGAAGGGCTGA
- a CDS encoding carbohydrate ABC transporter permease, whose translation MTVTIDRATGKRRGDRTPRPGLGRRLRDGYQKYWYAYAMIAPVAVVIGVLVLYPLGYGLYLTLTDANSLNTARTIGVNEIEATYKFIGLDNYADILWGPTAYDRFWSHFIWTIVWTAVCVGLHFFIGLGLALLLNQNLRGRTFYRLLLVLPWAVPTFVTVFGWRFMLADAGIINSALDWLHLPTPAWLEDTFWQRFSAIMVNTWCGVPFMMVSLLGGLQSIDNSLYEAAEMDGASAWQRFRYVTLPGLRSVSSTVVLLGIIWTFNQFAVIFLLFGNSAPDAQILVTWAYHLGFGQQPRDFAQSAAYGILLLAILIVFTSFYRRWLNRNEQQLAI comes from the coding sequence ATGACAGTCACCATCGACCGCGCGACCGGCAAGCGCCGCGGTGACCGCACACCGCGGCCCGGCCTCGGCCGCCGGCTGAGAGACGGTTACCAGAAGTACTGGTACGCCTACGCCATGATCGCGCCGGTGGCCGTCGTGATCGGCGTCCTCGTGCTGTACCCGCTCGGGTACGGCCTGTACCTCACCCTCACCGACGCCAACAGCCTCAACACGGCGCGCACGATCGGCGTCAACGAGATCGAGGCCACCTACAAGTTCATCGGCCTGGACAACTACGCCGACATCCTGTGGGGCCCGACGGCGTACGACCGCTTCTGGTCGCACTTCATCTGGACCATCGTCTGGACGGCGGTCTGCGTCGGCCTGCACTTCTTCATAGGGCTCGGTCTGGCGCTGCTGCTCAACCAGAACCTGCGCGGCCGCACCTTCTACCGGCTGCTGCTGGTCCTGCCCTGGGCCGTGCCCACCTTCGTCACCGTCTTCGGCTGGCGCTTCATGCTCGCCGACGCCGGGATCATCAACTCGGCCCTCGACTGGCTGCACCTGCCGACGCCCGCGTGGCTGGAGGACACCTTCTGGCAGCGGTTCTCCGCGATCATGGTGAACACCTGGTGCGGTGTGCCGTTCATGATGGTCTCGCTCCTCGGCGGCCTCCAGTCCATCGACAACAGCCTCTACGAGGCGGCCGAGATGGACGGCGCGAGCGCCTGGCAGCGCTTCCGGTACGTCACCCTGCCCGGGCTCAGGTCGGTCAGCTCCACCGTCGTCCTGCTGGGCATCATCTGGACCTTCAACCAGTTCGCCGTGATCTTCCTGCTCTTCGGCAACTCCGCCCCCGACGCGCAGATCCTGGTCACCTGGGCCTACCACCTCGGCTTCGGGCAGCAGCCGCGCGACTTCGCACAGTCCGCGGCGTACGGGATCCTGCTGCTGGCCATCCTGATCGTCTTCACCTCCTTCTACCGCCGCTGGCTGAACCGCAATGAGCAGCAGCTCGCGATCTGA
- a CDS encoding extracellular solute-binding protein: protein MRRGIAATALVASLALAATACGGDGDSDSESGGPVTITYWDTSNATNEAPTYKALVKEFEAANKDVKVNFVNVPFDQAQNKFDTAAGSKGAPDVLRSEVGWTPAFAKKGFFLPLDGTEALAEQDKFQPNLIEQAKYEGKTYGVPLVTDTLAFVYNKELFEKAGVEAPKTWDDLKKAAATIKDKTGADGYWGSTAGYYGQPFLFGEGTDTVDAEGKKVTVNSPAAKKAYGTWLDLFDGKGLHKADTTADAYAHIQEAFVSGKVASIVQGPWEITNFYKGSAFKDKNNLGIATVPAGSTGKAGAPTGGHNLSVYAGSDKAHQEASLKLVKFMTSAKSQETIALKNSTLPTRDDAYTDKVKADPGIAGYQTVLPAAQPRPALPEYGSLWAPLDEQLPQIAGGKKSLDEGLGDAEAAIAKLVPDFSK, encoded by the coding sequence ATGCGGCGTGGCATAGCGGCCACCGCGCTGGTGGCGTCCCTCGCCCTGGCGGCGACGGCGTGCGGCGGGGACGGCGACAGCGACAGCGAGTCCGGCGGACCGGTGACCATCACCTACTGGGACACCTCGAACGCGACCAACGAGGCGCCGACCTACAAGGCCCTGGTCAAGGAGTTCGAGGCCGCCAACAAGGACGTCAAGGTCAACTTCGTCAACGTCCCCTTCGACCAGGCGCAGAACAAGTTCGACACGGCCGCCGGTTCCAAGGGTGCCCCCGACGTGCTGCGCTCCGAGGTGGGCTGGACCCCCGCCTTCGCCAAGAAGGGCTTCTTCCTGCCGCTGGACGGCACCGAGGCCCTCGCCGAGCAGGACAAGTTCCAGCCGAACCTGATCGAGCAGGCCAAGTACGAGGGCAAGACGTACGGCGTGCCGCTGGTCACCGACACCCTCGCCTTCGTCTACAACAAGGAACTGTTCGAGAAGGCCGGCGTCGAGGCCCCCAAGACCTGGGACGACCTGAAGAAGGCCGCCGCCACCATCAAGGACAAGACCGGCGCCGACGGCTACTGGGGTTCCACGGCCGGCTACTACGGCCAGCCCTTCCTCTTCGGCGAGGGCACCGACACGGTCGACGCCGAGGGCAAGAAGGTCACCGTCAACTCGCCCGCGGCGAAGAAGGCGTACGGCACCTGGCTCGACCTGTTCGACGGCAAGGGCCTGCACAAGGCCGACACCACCGCCGACGCCTACGCCCACATCCAGGAGGCGTTCGTCAGCGGCAAGGTCGCCTCGATCGTCCAGGGCCCGTGGGAGATCACCAACTTCTACAAGGGCTCCGCGTTCAAGGACAAGAACAACCTCGGCATCGCCACCGTCCCGGCCGGCTCCACCGGCAAGGCGGGCGCCCCGACCGGCGGCCACAACCTGTCGGTCTACGCCGGTTCGGACAAGGCGCACCAGGAGGCGTCGCTGAAGCTCGTGAAGTTCATGACCTCGGCGAAGTCCCAGGAGACCATCGCCCTGAAGAACTCCACGCTGCCGACCCGCGACGACGCCTACACCGACAAGGTCAAGGCCGACCCGGGCATCGCCGGCTACCAGACGGTCCTGCCCGCCGCCCAGCCGCGCCCGGCGCTGCCGGAGTACGGCTCCCTGTGGGCGCCGCTGGACGAGCAGCTCCCGCAGATCGCCGGCGGCAAGAAGTCCCTGGACGAGGGGCTGGGCGACGCGGAGGCCGCGATCGCCAAGCTGGTGCCGGACTTCTCCAAGTGA
- a CDS encoding LacI family DNA-binding transcriptional regulator produces MTTRLADIAAQAGVSEATVSRVLNGKPGVAATTRQSVLAALDVLGYERPVRLRQRSEGLVGLITPELENPIFPALAQVIGQALTRQGYTPVLATQTPGGSTEDELTEMLVDRGVAGIIYVSGLHADTTADMQRYERLRAQGVPFVLVDGFSSKVQAPFISPDDRAAMSLAVTHLVSLGHTRIGLALGPKRFVPVQRKIEGFVRTVQDQLDLSADVVEKELVQHSLYTLEGGQAAATALIARDCTAVVCASDMMALGAIRAARQQGLDVPKDISVVGFDDSPLIAFTDPPLTTVRKPVPAMGQAAVRTLLEEIAGTPAPHSEFVFMPELVVRGSTASAPGERNRS; encoded by the coding sequence GTGACCACACGGCTTGCCGACATCGCCGCCCAGGCGGGGGTGAGCGAAGCGACGGTCAGCCGGGTCCTCAACGGGAAGCCGGGCGTCGCCGCCACCACCCGCCAGTCCGTACTCGCCGCCCTGGACGTCCTGGGCTACGAACGCCCCGTGCGGCTGCGCCAGCGCAGCGAGGGCCTGGTGGGCCTGATCACCCCGGAGCTGGAGAACCCGATATTCCCGGCGCTGGCCCAGGTCATCGGCCAGGCGCTGACCCGCCAGGGATACACGCCGGTCCTCGCCACCCAGACCCCGGGCGGCTCCACGGAGGACGAGCTGACCGAGATGCTGGTCGACCGCGGGGTGGCCGGCATCATCTACGTCTCCGGACTGCACGCCGACACCACCGCCGACATGCAGCGCTACGAACGGCTGCGCGCCCAGGGCGTGCCCTTCGTCCTCGTCGACGGCTTCTCGTCGAAGGTGCAGGCGCCGTTCATCTCCCCGGACGACCGGGCCGCGATGAGCCTCGCGGTCACGCACCTCGTCTCGCTCGGCCACACCCGGATCGGGCTGGCCCTGGGGCCGAAGCGGTTCGTGCCCGTGCAGCGCAAGATCGAGGGCTTCGTCCGCACCGTCCAGGACCAGCTGGACCTCAGCGCGGACGTCGTGGAGAAGGAACTCGTCCAGCACTCGCTGTACACCCTGGAGGGCGGCCAGGCGGCGGCCACCGCGCTCATCGCCCGCGACTGCACGGCGGTGGTCTGCGCGAGCGACATGATGGCGCTCGGCGCGATACGGGCGGCCCGGCAGCAGGGGCTCGACGTGCCCAAGGACATCTCGGTCGTCGGCTTCGACGACTCGCCGCTGATCGCCTTCACCGACCCGCCGCTGACGACCGTCCGCAAGCCGGTCCCCGCGATGGGGCAGGCGGCCGTGCGCACGCTGCTGGAGGAGATCGCCGGGACGCCCGCGCCGCACAGCGAGTTCGTGTTCATGCCGGAGCTGGTCGTCCGCGGCTCCACGGCTTCCGCACCGGGCGAGCGCAACCGCTCCTGA